The Phaeodactylum tricornutum CCAP 1055/1 chromosome 8, whole genome shotgun sequence DNA segment TTCTCAAGAACTCGCTTCTatgaatatttcgtcagAGACGAAACGGACAGAAAACTCCGTTAACGACCTTTCAGTGAATCAATCGGTCGAGAACGATAATGTTGTATCGGCTCACGCGACGACCAGAGAACCCAAAACAGAATACAAGTATGAAACACGTGAAAGTCAGACTTTGGAGGGACAATGGAATATTATTGGAAAAAAGGGAAAGTCCACGATTTCCCACGATATCGGCACGAAATCGTCTTTTAGTAGCTATAATCTGAATTAACGACAGTTGTAAACCATCTTTCGTTACGCCTTGAGGCACTATTCTATTGATTCTACACTGGAGAAGATTGCTTTCTTCTGCCTTTGTACATAGCCACTGGAATATTAAGTTGTCAAAGTCATCGGTGCCTGCTCCGAATATGGTTTTGACGTAATCGaagttgctgttgtggtGGATTCCCTTCTCTGTGCTGCCGTAGGTGGAACTGAAGTAGCGGCTTCCACCGTTGCACAGTCTGTCATTGCAGGCGCCAGCCAATTCTACGAGGTTGACGGACTTTGCAAGAAACTCCGCATTTCGTATTTGGAAATTCACTGCAATGCTGGTACCGATCCTATCGCGCCTTTGCTTCAACGAGCAGGAAACTCTGACATTTGTAATACCGACGCAAATGGATTATTACAAAACTTCGTGCGTTACACAGCAGATCAAGGTATTGCCGCGGACTTGAACCTTCTGTTTCACGGCAAGTCATTTACTGGCTCGCCATCGATCGGCTGCGCTTTCATTGGAGCGCTCTGTCGCATTGATGGTGCGGATTCTGGAGTCAATGAGATCACCTTTACATCCGACCCCGTGTCCCGGGCCAAATTGGTCGCCCACGAGGTGGGCCATATCCTAAGTGCTGTTCATATCAATGATCAACGGGACATTATGTTTCAATCAGTGTGCCCGACTTGCAACATGTTTGGAGCCATGAGCAGGTTATCCATAAATACTGAAGTCTCGTCCACATCGTGCGTCAGTAGAGAGGAGACCCCACCCACAAGCCAGCCGGTTGGTATGCCTACTCAATCTCCAATTGACACAAGCAGACCCACGCGAGCCCCTCTTGCCACTCCTACGGAGAGTCCAACTCAGACACCTGTTGCAAATCCCACTGATAGCCCTCCCACTCAAACCCCTGTTGCAAATCCTACGGAGAGCCCGATCCAGGCACCTGCTGGAGGTCCCACTGACAACCCTCCCACCCGAATCCCTCTCACTAATCCTACGGAAAGCCCAATCCAGGCACCTGCAGGAGGTCCTACAGTGAGTCCTCCCACAGACATTCCTTTTGACAATCCTACTTTGATTCCCCTTGTCAATCCTACAAACGGCCCAACTCAAGCCCCAAATATTGATAGCACCGAGATGCCCGTCCAACCT contains these protein-coding regions:
- a CDS encoding predicted protein; the encoded protein is MISSSVLIGIFFSLIGVYAEEISLEPRESFGKQKTRNAQVILANYSEAEMLGFKIQHQVHSQADLFVQQLVGKLLLVKNEMISLENRDLANLDIFTSYASVVADGTEKNAASSLFVSRQDPAITIALESEGNLREAVRLDPEIGKTISISRIDSRKADRFVTITAEDFDQDKLASFEVEDRLTQERNKQREVSPSLSAFGPSPGSKIIPRDSTESCCFAPLDSQELASMNISSETKRTENSVNDLSVNQSVENDNVVSAHATTREPKTEYKYETRESQTLEGQWNIIGKKGKSTISHDIGTKSSFIVKVIGACSEYGFDVIEVAVVVDSLLCAAVGGTEVAASTVAQSVIAGASQFYEVDGLCKKLRISYLEIHCNAGTDPIAPLLQRAGNSDICNTDANGLLQNFVRYTADQGIAADLNLLFHGKSFTGSPSIGCAFIGALCRIDGADSGVNEITFTSDPVSRAKLVAHECARLATCLEP